Proteins from one Parasteatoda tepidariorum isolate YZ-2023 chromosome 4, CAS_Ptep_4.0, whole genome shotgun sequence genomic window:
- the LOC110282503 gene encoding cytochrome P450 2J2-like yields the protein MRVIKDIGMGKTRWEDDLDAEIESFLKSVSEFDGKPVDLHDYLSHSVSNNMTSMVLGRRIPTGDSRNKMINEAVDGLSVFGQAGAVTYFPDLMKFLAKTGFSKLRVQYNNMKKLYDFMRNEVELRKSSFENSEELVFIDGYLKLMKSSEEKNIESNFSVNSLIANSQAMILAGSETIRTSLLWLFLDLASFPDIQKNCRDEIQGGLGKDGKFRWSDAKKPPYTYATTMEGQRWKTVAPLGLSPLGLFRAREDTKIGGYHIPKGAIVISNAWALHNDPEYWPEPEKFEPERFLLEDGTLNKKSESYIPFSLGRRNCPGESIAMMEIFRYLVSILQKYEILPLEDHLPALEGEVGLTFYHYRQEIRFIPRD from the exons ATGAGAGTCATAAAAGATATAGGTATGGGGAAAACAAGATGGGAAGACGATTTAgat GCAGAAATTGAAAGTTTTCTCAAAAGTGTATCTGAATTTGATGGAAAACCTGTTGATTTGCATGACTACCTTTCTCACAGTGTATCAAATAACATGACTAGCATGGTTTTGGGAAGACGCATACCGACTGGTGATTCTCGGAATAAAATGATAAACGAAGCAGTAGATGGTCTTTCTGTTTTTGGACAGGCTGGAGCGGTAACCTATTTCCCAGATCTTATGAAGTTTTTGgcaaaaactggtttttctaAACTTAGAGTTCAGTATAACAATATGAAGAAACTATATGATTTTATGAG AAACGAAGTAGAACTAAGAAAATCGAGCTTTGAAAATTCAGAAGAATTAGTTTTCATCGATGGATACTTGAAATTAATGAAGtcatctgaagaaaaaaacatcgaaAGCAATTTCTCTG TAAATAGCCTTATTGCTAATTCTCAAGCTATGATACTTGCTGGCAGTGAAACGATCAGAACGTCCCTACTGTGGTTATTTCTAGATTTGGCGTCTTTTCctgatattcaaaaaaattgccGGGATGAGATACAAGGAGGTTTAGGTAAAGATGGAAAATTTCGATGGTCTGATGCAAAAAAGCCTCCTTACACGTACGCTACAACAATGGAAGGTCAAAGATGGAAAACCGTAGCACCATTAGGACTTTCACCATTAGGACTTTTTCG AGCAAGAGAAGACACAAAGATTGGAGGTTATCACATTCCAAAAGGAGCTATTGTCATTTCAAATGCATGGGCTCTTCATAATGATCCAGAATACTGGCCTGAACCGGAAAAGTTTGAGCCGGAAAGATTTCTTTTAGAAGATGGAACTTTAAATAAGAAGTCGGAAAGCTACATACCATTTTCATTAg gTCGACGGAATTGTCCGGGAGAATCGATTGCAATGATGGAGATCTTCAGGTATCTGGTTtccattcttcaaaaatatgaaattcttcCATTAGAAGATCATCTTCCAGCTCTGGAAGGGGAAGTCGGACTTACTTTTTATCACTACAGACAAGAGATAAGATTTATTCCTCGAGACTAG
- the LOC107452950 gene encoding mucin-3B, which yields MLVFKAKNYIYIQLLFFFIGLLLANDFVWSTNTQKRLQWLMSQKLLRDRDNFFCFVWWKLCEENGNNDNEDLSNNNKILWESWLQIFKPKRILDYNTLSETTAKNGRITSPYFLSANDGWMYKQKYVSKNKFSKRTILHNRVRDRRQTNKTFKNLQSGKFSNKCLNEKYKIIARECFEKISTLPSILSNGIDNIESSGEKKTILKCIRNYMCNKKVTNFAYNCLKTIFDRKTLNYSQLIEQNDELKIPSFIFNLSSFENAILKLRFNPNPVFHPFSFHKYFANNLLSHKTVPKFRGRRLLGFPSNDFLDTYGNNQFSTQDGMASFRNDIFNKWIQNNKNASITNETNFNFQSHLESKKYEVDTNAPVLSHTDADITSFLKPSITLSKSQFFQMYKPENLDASNSGSRYLQKSVGYTSELFLHFNDFTANFKDKIKPTPVQRIYQKSNNYSFRNSKKLFQYSNSIKHALNLKDEISVIQSLDKFPSLSHLTSDITQMTQLPYDNDSFETTSLKTASHQIVQSSIALLIGSQNSQNEAKIAPDNFDYSMQSGDRLVSVINLTSGVSQMTQLTNDNDSFETTALKTASHQIVQSSIASLIDSQNEAKIVSDTFDYSMQSDDWLVSEINLTSGVNQMTQLTNENDSFVTTSLKTASHQIVQSSIASLIGSQNSQNEAKIASDTFDYSMQSGDWLVSEINLTSGVNQMTQLTNDNDSFETTSLKTASHQIVQSSIASLIGSQNAVKIESGIFDYSVLSGDRQVSMINLTSEMNHMIQLTNDIDSSQTTFVETASHQFVQRSITSHIGLQHSQNEAKIASYNFDYSMQSGDRLVSVINLISGVNQMTQLMNDNDSFETTSVQTTSHYNIAQHLIPTVSQTDLQHSHNVAEIESDIFDKDYKSTIQPYQTMKHKWKSHLISSSIPLVYKDLSISHRNYSEKLNSTPTVKLNSFTSSTLKSSFTLKVNLTQSSDLKYRVILTTAHSLVVPGTVLYESRKDKIHEIYSEPYSVPDENYYFATSFDIVGSVETYRANDETNDSRLKTMNSVLLHETRSTQTDWLLNKKTTDFNLNSVINAVGQGKGILKLSKTLTQNTFSSEENHHSNIVNLSEYISGNENQNQSVKLYSDKYPDMNFSRVRNDFNGTNQDNFNLNEHNSNSTNGFLISTGSVSSDKFMSSETDFLKVLSIFKNNHTESVKGNLPHGSKFNEERISPVPISQIDPMSTAVYITRTESALDVFSTDALKVNFDENNNLILSENPSSNIDVYLKSSLNFKQNNGVENNFYATEGLNQMLRTFTTVPTELNTQIFPTQHLELSRSPYAVYQGKTMGAFLKETKSLSKLKKMEITENVEESTSFQDIQQVSLQTQLTEINHDNKRHKPSSTYVKEILKQISRSNHVTNVLKSIEASGGIDFGMDTGMKIKSSTNKDIILNLSTFDNYEKLSNDPNTEHFSSVYVTTTEEVQKNSLKTQDEKRTSTPYNNNVAFTEYNLALKTNSAAEGNIVRSRNDVDDKVIGNINSNNKANNNLDNSAKSLFQKKNESLESKLISDENNYVIKRNDDSDSTTELELLEITEKENENTSLSKNGIFLTPDSEENALIRTEREILSPEEEFFMKSSSGKEKIENARTPLQNSQEDLKNLTKASTNTKLPSINIENINDTNSYFNATDNSESTGITHPPFEENFDSKNKTLLSIKENSKSSNDEDLNEKFPFFDISINDDRDRDLEKYLTSNLNVSVILQPGSLTKQIDGEWKNMSYKEGKSNVLPSETTVQVKNLSRIPVSSTDILIEAEKGTQSSSEENLTDFFSDIYKQVTKSKNSNVQIKPKNFTITKLNRAEFDSNIPSSTYISNNSNVDPNFDQINEIGTNPNIASKFEKNNSDVNSHNNGGYHSKAVSFTTVDFAEQYNSFEKETEAITYGSMYESLTNSDFEIKQNKIFHDANSETESSEKLSLDIDDNIATPELIKPTQIPSFFQPSGFELTDKSSLKSVLINENNSVLKFVNTKFLTTTELATTEVSDSFGQGANDFSGLDEILNDNDFKIKPIRTSHYESYNTKSLVNTLFDGNDDIVNLGLVEPILFLTSTQRLSSSFVDKFLPTPIEGTKTNDKESFGIKSLFTKLITPSQRTVDTSDASANLIPITDLLIRNERETESSNEEVLTENFFNFDGRPVNKIASSRDLDKQLESENNLVNNDLSKFSQTLLLSSLLFPSSKNLNSNISLGNKINLSDIEIKANASTKLGSEGLEINFTINGNIHIDGNKQTLLTTPKSSSKSDNAQGSVNEIITNTNADKNTPSNDFSPGRNEIDETKYKKELSENPLMDVDDENLIPDDFRTGQNDKTSYTTSISFIEHDFTLGRRDEISTEEITNYKIPEKNATSGENKNERNEVHHEGSHGNQAKIEVDNESLDTELVNFDDAINEKDPMLLTTPKSYIESDDTLERGDTVDTDEIVKDVLSDNDFPLEKYNSTREEKNKRESQINPIINLNDKSLSIESVKSDDINIDQNNQILSTTSSSFIVSDDALKNRDMNTAGKILNEVIPSNDFSSRREKTALDSKEEVTSSKNPLFNVDNQSISFLFVKPTAVNIFPEKISSTTVNSLLLSKAIKKVKNIDETYTLVPVFTKHLITSQTTTEIDDLSRNLISSDDATKNSIAFEGGSRNSILTDDVLIRAERETQSSNEEILTEPISNVDDIFDVPDLGNPEVQPKEENLLTTNSISKIPLPDSGLNLPLPVNTSNVSSFGHEFNINGMGISVNASTKMGSGNLDVNFNIDDVSNKDDIPEKYVTTPKLSVEIDSILGDGGVFTTDKNKVETLPDSNIQSKGNKLPRDLKDEQDSLEITTGNKGEEILNPNLIQPTPVFNFDISSVDLSQFFPHLPIKTSTINLETSPRKSVYTESVEDEEVYSDSTPEVISKDITNENKISTQKDIVTFSEPSSLSDDVDRDDVDDSIRTSTTSTSTVVSTESSIIPFHFTIDADYKEVVGTRKKDFEESLTKQLGVAMRVPIECVQNLTVTKGSIQVDFNLVPSPDHGHMSDEKAMKAAADELKRMIDNGLLNINDLDGNTLVVVPLDPPTMSTPASEMEHTTLILGVIIGAFILTVIAVVISAIVIKRKSNGISRLSPIEEARSKMPSYRDIPFQEALFMKNTVHNKLMLGKYNYDTGKWVGPGPEPKAFRAPDSVVYRPPTDSEIRRTPRPPTAVRERLKNDWELDWDSTVFSR from the exons ATGCTTGTGTTCAAGgcaaaaaactacatttatatCCAATTGCTGTTCTTTTTCATCGGCCTTTTATTGGCGAATGACTTTGTGTGGTCTACAAATACTCAAAAGAGGCTACAATGGTTAATGAGCCAAAAACTTTTGCGTGACAGAgacaatttcttttgttttgtatgGTGGAAACTATGCGAGGAAAATG GTAATAATGATAACGAAGATTTatcgaataataataaaattctatggGAAAGTtggttgcaaatttttaaaccaaagaGGATTCTGGATTATAACACGCTATCGGAAACAACAGCTAAAAATGGAAGAATCACATCGCCATACTTTCTCAGTGCCAATGATGGCTGGatgtataaacaaaaatatgtatcaaaaaacaaattttctaaaagaactattttacaTAATAGGGTTCGAGATAGGAGgcaaacaaacaaaacttttaaaaacttgcaGAGTGGTAAATTTTCCAACAAATGTCTGAacgagaaatataaaataatagctaGGGAATGCTTTGAAAAGATTTCAACTTTACCATCAATCTTATCAAATGGAATTGATAACATTGAATCATCTGGAGAAAAGAAAACGATACTGAAATGTATAAGAAATTATATGTGTAATAAGAAAGTGACAAACTTTGCATACAATtgtcttaaaactatttttgatagaaaaactttaaattactcaCAACTAATAGAACAAAATGACGAGCTTAAAATtccatcttttattttcaatttgagtAGCTTtgagaatgcaattttaaaattaagatttaatccAAATCCTGTATTCCATCCATTttctttccataaatattttgcaaataatttactttcacACAAAACTGTTCCTAAATTTCGTGGACGACGTCTTCTCGGATTTCCTTCAAATGATTTTCTAGACACATATGGAAATAATCAATTCAGCACACAAGATGGTATGGCATCCTTTCGaaatgatattttcaataaatggattcaaaataataaaaacgctAGTATTACCAATGAAactaactttaattttcaatcacaTTTAGAATCGAAGAAATACGAGGTTGATACAAATGCTCCAGTCTTGTCTCACACAGATGCAGATATAACATCTTTTTTGAAACCAAGTATTACTTTAAgcaaatctcaattttttcaaatgtacaaACCTGAGAATTTAGATGCATCAAACAGCGGCAGcagatatttacaaaaaagtgtTGGCTATACGAGCGAATTGTTTCTGCATTTTAACGATTTCacagcaaattttaaagataaaattaaacctACTCCAGTTCAAAGAATATATCAAAAGAGCAATAACTATTCATTTCgtaatagcaaaaaattatttcaatacagTAATAGTATCAAACACGCCTTAAATCTTAAAGATGAGATTTCTGTTATTCAGAGCTTGGATAAATTTCCTTCATTGAGTCATTTAACCAGTGACATAACACAGATGACTCAATTACCCTATGATAATGACTCTTTCGAAACCACTTCCTTAAAAACAGCATCTCATCAGATTGTTCAAAGTTCCATTGCATTGCTGATTGGCTCACAAAATTCACAAAATGAAGCTAAAATTGCACCCGATAATTTTGACTACTCAATGCAATCTGGTGATCGGCTGGTTTCCGTGATTAATTTAACCAGTGGCGTAAGCCAGATGACTCAGTTAACGAATGATAATGATTCTTTCGAAACCACTGCCTTAAAAACAGCATCTCATCAGATTGTTCAAAGTTCCATTGCATCACTGATTGACTCACAAAATGAAGCTAAAATTGTATCTGATACTTTTGACTACTCAATGCAATCTGATGATTGGCTGGTTTCCGAGATTAATTTAACCAGTGGCGTAAACCAGATGACTCAGTTAACGAATGAGAATGATTCTTTCGTAACCACTTCCTTAAAAACAGCATCTCATCAGATTGTTCAAAGTTCCATTGCATCACTGATTGGCTCACAAAATTCCCAAAATGAAGCTAAAATTGCATCTGATACTTTTGATTACTCAATGCAATCTGGTGATTGGCTGGTTTCCGAGATTAATTTAACTAGTGGCGTAAACCAGATGACTCAGTTAACGAATGATAATGATTCTTTCGAAACCACTTCCTTAAAAACAGCATCTCATCAGATTGTTCAAAGTTCCATTGCATCACTGATTGGCTCACAAAATGCGGTTAAAATAGAATCTGGTATTTTTGACTACTCAGTGCTATCTGGTGACCGACAGGTATCCATGATTAATTTAACCAGTGAAATGAACCATATGATTCAATTAACCAATGACATTGACTCTTCTCAAACCACTTTTGTAGAAACAGCATCTCATCAGTTTGTTCAACGTTCCATTACATCACATATTGGTTTACAACATTCACAAAATGAAGCTAAAATTGCATCGTATAATTTTGACTACTCAATGCAATCTGGTGACCGTCTGGTTTCCGTGATTAATTTAATCAGTGGCGTAAATCAGATGACTCAGTTAATGAATGATAATGACTCTTTTGAAACTACTTCTGTACAAACAACATCTCATTACAATATCGCTCAACATTTAATTCCTACTGTATCACAGACTGATTTACAACATTCACATAATGTTGCCGAAATTGAATCTgatatttttgacaaagattACAAGTCAACTATTCAACCTTATCAGACAATGAAGCACAAATGGAAATCACATTTGATAAGTTCTTCAATACCTTTAGTCTACAAAGACTTATCCATATCGCATAGGAACTACAGTGAAAAACTTAATAGCACTCCAACTGTAAAACTCAATAGCTTTACTTCCTCAACATTGAAATctagttttactttaaaagtgaatttaacccagtctagtgatttaaaatatcggGTAATTCTGACTACTGCACACTCGCTTGTAGTACCTGGTACAGTTTTGTATGAATCGAGGAAAGacaaaatacatgaaatatattCTGAACCATACTCTGTTCCtgacgaaaattattattttgcaacatCGTTTGATATTGTAGGTTCTGTTGAAACCTACCGAGCAAATGACGAGACAAATGACTCacgtttaaaaacaatgaattctGTTTTGTTGCATGAAACTAGATCGACACAAACTGATTggttattgaataaaaagacaactgattttaatttaaactctgtTATTAATGCAGTGGGTCAaggaaaaggaattttaaaactgtcaaaaactctTACACAAAATACGTTTTCGAGTGAAGAAAACCACCATTCAAACATAGTGAACCTCTCTGAATATATTTCTGGAAACGAAAATCAGAATCAGAGTGTCAAACTTTATTCTGATAAGTATCCTGATATGAACTTTTCAAGAGTCAGAAATGATTTCAATGGAACAAACCaagataatttcaatttaaatgaacaTAATTCCAACTCAACAAACGGGTTCCTAATTAGTACTGGATCAGTGTCTTCTGATAAATTTATGTCTTCTGAAACTGATTTTCTCaaagtattaagtatttttaaaaataaccatacAGAGTCAGTAAAGGGAAATTTACCACACGGAAGCAAGTTCAACGAAGAAAGAATATCCCCAGTTCCTATCTCTCAAATTGATCCAATGTCAACTGCAGTTTATATAACTCGGACTGAATCAGCGTTAGATGTATTTTCAACTGATGCattgaaagttaattttgatgaaaataataatctgaTATTGAGTGAAAATCCAAGTTCAAATATCGACGTGTACCttaaaagtagtttgaatttcaaacaaaacaatggtgtggaaaataacttttatgcaACGGAAGGGTTAAACCAAATGCTTCGAACTTTTACTACTGTTCCAACAGaattaaatacacaaatttttcCAACTCAGCATCTTGAGCTCTCCAGAAGTCCATATGCAGTCTACCAAGGAAAAACAATGGGtgcttttttgaaagaaacgaAAAGTTTGAGCAAACTAAAGAAAATGGAGATAACCGAAAATGTTGAAGAAAGTACTAGTTTTCAGGACATACAACAGGTCTCACTCCAAACTCAACTGACTGAAATAAATCACGACAACAAAAGACATAAGCCGAGTAGCACGTATGTGAAggaaatattaaagcaaataagTAGAAGCAACCATGTTACAAATGTACTTAAAAGCATTGAGGCATCTGGAGGCATTGATTTTGGAATGGATACtggcatgaaaataaaaagtagcacCAATAAGGATATCATTCTCAATTTAAGTACTTTcgataattatgaaaaactcaGCAACGATCCTAATACAGAACATTTTTCCAGTGTTTATGTAACAACTACTGAAGAAGTTCAGAAAAATTCTCTGAAAACTCAAGATGAAAAAAGAACTTCGACTCCATATAACAATAATGTAGCTTTTACAGAATATAACTTAGCTCTAAAAACGAATTCTGCAGCCGAAGGAAATATTGTAAGAAGTCGAAATGATGTAGACGACAAAGTGATAGGAAATATTAACtcaaataataaagcaaataataatttagataattcaGCGAAAagcttatttcaaaaaaagaacgAAAGTTTAGAATCGAAATTGATCTCTGACGAAAACAactatgtaataaaaagaaacgatGATTCTGATAGTACCACAGAATTAGAATTGTTGGAAATTACTGAAAAAGAGAATGAGAATACGAGTCTTAGCAAGAATGGAATATTTTTGACTCCGGATTCCGAAGAAAATGCTCTCATACGAACAGAAAGAGAAATTCTATCCCCCgaagaagaatttttcatgaaatctaGTTCTGGAAAGGAGAAAATTGAAAACGCTAGAACACCTCTTCAAAACTCGCaagaagatttgaaaaatttaactaaagcTTCTACTAACACGAAATTACCAtctattaatattgaaaatattaacgacactaattcatattttaatgctaCTGATAATTCGGAAAGTACAGGTATTACACATCCTCCATTTGAAGagaattttgattcaaaaaataaaactttattgtcaataaaagaaaattccaaatCTAGTAATGATGAagacttaaatgaaaaatttccattctttgatatttcaataaacgaTGATCGTGACAGAGatttagaaaagtatttaacttCAAATCTAAATGTTTCTGTAATTTTACAGCCTGGCAGTCTAACGAAACAGATTGATGGAGAATGGAAAAATATGAGCTATAAAGAAGGTAAATCGAATGTCCTCCCATCAGAAACAACTGTACAAGTCAAGAATTTATCAAGAATACCTGTGTCATCAACAGATATACTTATAGAGGCTGAAAAAGGAACGCAGTCTTCAAGTGAAGAAAATTTAACAGACTTCTTTTCTGACATTTACAAACAAGTTACCAagtcaaaaaattcaaatgttcaaaTCAAACCAAAAAACTTTACTATCACGAAACTGAATCGAGCTGAATTTGATTCAAACATACCCTCATCTACTTATATTTCTAACAACAGTAACGTAGATCCAAATTTTGACCAAATTAATGAAATTGGAACAAATCCAAATATTGCAagtaaatttgagaaaaataattcagatgTGAATTCACACAATAATGGGGGTTATCATAGCAAAGCTGTTTCTTTTACAACAGTAGACTTTGCCGAACAAtacaattcatttgaaaaagaaactgaagCCATTACTTATGGAAGTATGTATGAATCATTAACTAATAGtgactttgaaataaaacaaaacaaaatatttcatgatgcAAATTCTGAAACAGAATCATCAGAGAAGTTGTCCTTAGATATCGATGATAATATTGCGACTCCTGAATTGATCAAGCCCACTCAAATTCCATCATTTTTTCAGCCATCAGGTTTTGAACTTACTGATAAGTCTTCTTTAAAATCAGttctaattaatgaaaataattcagtCTTAAAATTCGTAAATACCAAGTTTCTTACTACAACCGAGTTGGCAACAACCGAAGTTTCTGATTCGTTTGGACAAGGAGCTAATGACTTTTCTGGCTTAGATGAGATATTAAAcgacaatgattttaaaattaaacctattagaaCATCCCATTATGAAAGTTATAATACGAAGTCATTAGTAAATACATTATTTGATGGCAATGATGATATTGTTAACCTTGGATTGGTTGAGCCCATCCTATTTTTAACATCTACCCAGAGATTAAGTTCTAGTTTTGTTGATAAATTCCTTCCAACTCCAATTGAGGGAACGAAGACAAATGACAAAGAAAGTTTTGGCATAAAATCATTATTCACCAAATTAATCACTCCATCTCAAAGAACTGTTGACACTAGTGATGCATCAGCAAATTTAATTCCAATCACTGATTTACTTATACGTAATGAAAGAGAAACGGAATCATCAAATGAAGAAGTAttaactgaaaacttttttaatttcgatgGTAGGCCTGTTAATAAAATAGCTAGTTCGAGAGATTTGGATAAGCAGCTAGAAAGCGAAAATAACCTTGTTAATAATGATTTATCGAAATTCAGTCAAACTTTGCTTCTTTCAAGCTTGCTTTTTCCTTcttcaaaaaatctgaattccaacataagtttgggaaataaaataaaccttagTGATATCGAGATCAAAGCAAATGCTTCTACAAAGCTGGGAAGTGAGGGTTTggagataaattttactattaatggGAACATTCATATTGATGGTAATAAGCAAACACTGCTTACAACACCAAAGAGCTCTTCAAAATCTGATAATGCACAAGGAAGTGTAAATGAGATAATCACTAATACAAATGCAGATAAAAATACACCGAGTAATGATTTTTCACCTGGAAGGAACGAAATTGATGAAACGaagtataaaaaagaattatcggAGAACCCGTTAATGGATGTTgatgatgaaaatttaattcctgaTGACTTTCGTACTGGTCAAAATGATAAAACCTCGTATACGACGTCAATAAGCTTCATTGAACATGATTTTACACTGGGAAGGAGAGACGAGATTTCCACTgaagaaattacaaattataaaatacccGAAAAAAACGCCACATCTGGAGAGAACAAGAATGAACGCAATGAAGTGCATCATGAGGGATCACACGGTAATCAGGCAAAGATAGAAGTTGACAATGAAAGTTTAGATACTGAGTTGGTTAACTTCGATGATGCTATTAATGAGAAAGATCCAATGTTGTTGACTACTCCAAAGAGTTATATTGAATCTGATGATACACTGGAAAGAGGAGACACGGTTGACACTGATGAAATAGTGAAGGATGTATTATCTGATAATGACTTCCCTCTTGAAAAGTACAACAGTACACGTgaggaaaagaataaaagagaatCTCAAATAAACccaataataaatctaaatgatAAGAGTTTAAGCATTGAATCGGTTAAGTCTGATGACATCAATATTGATCAGAATAATCAAATCTTGTCAACAACATCAAGCAGTTTCATTGTATCTGATGATGCTTTGAAAAATAGAGATATGAACACCgctggaaaaatattaaatgaagtaaTTCCCAGCAATGATTTCTCTTCTAGAAGAGAAAAAACTGCACTTGATTCAAAGGAAGAAGTGACGTCAtcaaaaaatccattatttaaCGTTGATAACCAaagtattagttttttatttgttaaaccCACGGCAGTTAATATTTTCCCTGAAAAAATAAGTTCCACAACTGTCAATTCATTGCTTCTATCGAAAGCtataaagaaagttaaaaacattGATGAAACTTATACCTTGGTACCGGTATTTACTAAACACTTAATTACATCTCAGACAACCACAGAAATTGATGACTTATcaagaaatttgatttcatctgatgatgcaacaaaaaattcgaTTGCATTTGAGGGTGGAtcaagaaattctattttaactgATGATGTGCTTATACGTGCAGAAAGAGAAACACAATCATCGAACGAAGAAATTTTAACTGAGCCGATTTCAAATGTCGATGACATATTTGATGTGCCCGATTTAGGAAATCCAGAAGTTCAACCCAAGGAGGAAAATTTATTGACTACAAATAGCATTTCAAAAATCCCTCTACCTGACTCCGGTTTAAACTTACCTCTTCCTGTAAATACCTCTAATGTTAGTAGTTTTGGtcatgaatttaatattaatggaATGGGAATTAGTGTAAATGCATCTACTAAAATGGGCAGTGGTAATTTAGATGTGAATTTCAATATCGATGATGTTTCTAATAAAGATGACATCCCTGAAAAGTATGTTACTACGCCGAAGCTTTCTGTTGAAATTGATAGCATTTTGGGAGATGGAGGAGTTTTTACCACTGATAAAAATAAGGTGGAAACATTGCCAGACAGTAACATTCAATCAAAAGGGAATAAACTCCCTCGTGATTTGAAAGATGAACAGGATTCATTAGAAATTACAACAGGGAATAAAGGAgaggaaattttaaatcctaATTTAATCCAGCCCACACCAGTTTTCAACTTCGACATAAGTTCCGTAGACCTTAGCCAATTTTTTCCGCATTTGCCAATAAAAACAAGCACGATTAACTTAGAAACCTCTCCAAGGAAATCAGTATATACCGAAAGTGTTGAAGATGAAGAAGTTTATTCTGATAGCACACCTGAAGTTATCAGTAAAGatataacaaatgaaaataaaatttcaactcaGAAAGACATTGTAACTTTTAGTGAGCCATCTTCTCTTTCTGATGATGTTGACAGAGATGATGTTGATGATAGTATTAGAACGTCTACTACATCCACAAGTACAGTTGTAAGTACAGAGAGCAGTATTATACCTTTTCATTTCACAATTGATGCGGATTATAAAGAGGTGGTTGGTACAAGGAAAAAAGACTTCGAAGAAAGTCTGACAAAACAGCTTGGTGTCGCCATGAGAGTCCCAATTGAGTGTGTTCAAAATCTAACAGTGACTAAAg GTAGTATTCAAGTGGACTTTAATCTTGTTCCCAGTCCCGATCACGGACATATGAGTGATGAAAAAGCTATGAAAGCTGCAGCAGATGAACTGAAACGTATGATAGATAATGGACTATTAAACATCAATGATTTAGATGGAAATACTTTAGTCGTAGTACCATTGGATCCTCCTACGATGTCAACACCAG